CCATGACGAGAACACGTCGTACTTCGTCACGTTCGGTGAGCAGGTCGACCACCGCCCAGTCCGCGAGCCGGGGCACGCTCAGGGCCGCCAGCCGGTGCAGCGCCTCGTCCACGTCAAGGGTGGATGTGAGCTGCGTGGTCGTCTCGGCCAGCAGGGCCAGGCGGTCCAGTTCCGACAGCGGCGCCGAGTGCCCACCGTCGCTATGGCGAACGTCGGGCTGCTTGGCGTCGTACAGCATCGCCAGCGCACCTGTCCCGCCTGGGCCGGATGCGTAGGGCGTGACAAACCAGGACAACTGGACGAGAGTGCCGTCCCCGTGGGCGAACCACTCGGCCTCGCCGTGCCTGGTGTCCCCCGTGAGGAGCGCCTTCCGCATCCGGCAGCGCGTACGCGGTACCGAGTGCCCGTATCTGTCCCTGTGCAGCAGGTCGTGCAAGTCCTGACCGACGAGTTCTGAGGCTTCTCTGCCCAGCAGGCTCAGGGCCGCGCCGTTGACCGCGGCGATGATGCCGTCGTCATCGACCGCGAGGGCGGACTCCCGCAGGTCTTCCAGCGTTCCGTCGAGCGGGGCGCCAGAACGCGCCCGATGCCCGGGCAGGGGAACACTGCCCCAGCCGGGAGCGGCGACGTCGTCCATGTCCCACCTCTTGTTCAAGCCGGAATTTGCGCGAGTACCCCAACCGGACTCCGCCATGCACCGAAGGCTGGCCTTTCGTGCTGTGACTGCTCGAGCACATCGCGGTGGCGCTGAAGGAGGCCGCTCTCGAAGTCCCGAGCGCCGGCCGCGAGTGATGAGGAAGGCGGGGGTACGTTCCTGCGCAGGTGGGCGTGCACACACGGCGAGGGGCCGGGGACGCTGTTCAGCCAGTCGAGTCGGTGAGCCGGGTGCGCCGTCACCGGGCGCTGCTGCACGGGGTGTCGGTGCTTGCCCGGAGGCGTCGGAGGCGTCGGAGGCGCGGAAGGTCGCGGAGAAGAGGCTGCACGCCACGGTCGTGGGGCCGCGCGGCGGGCGGACCCGGCGTTGCCCGGCGACGTGGTGGCGACGTGGTGGCGACGCTCAGGATGTCGGAGGGCTCGCGGTTCTCGGAGCCGGCGCGGTTGCATCGGCCGTCGTCGCCGTCGCCGTCGCCGTCGCCGCCGCCGCGGATGACGGGCACCGCGTTGCCCGCGCGCTGGAGCGCACGGATGAGATCAGTCGGTATCGGCTCGGCCGACTGGAGCTCCGTCTCCGTTCCCACCTGACCGCAACGGCGGCGCGGGCCCGGTGTGGCGGCTCGGTGCGGCGGACGACGAGTCGGCCACCGAGCGGCGGGACGCGCCGGAGGCTGCCTGGCCTGAGGCCTGGAAGCCGGCCGCCCACACAGTAGTGGTGTGGGCGGCCGGATCCCGGGCTGTCAGGCGGTGACCCTGCCGAAGAGGTGGTTGGCAGGAGCGTCCGGGTCGTTGCCGTAGAAGAACTCGGTGAGGGCCTGGTGGAATTCGGCGCGGTCCAGCCCACCGGAGCCGTCCCTGTCCAGAGCGGCGAAGACAGTGGCGCAGTCCTCGCCGGGCACACCGGCGACCGAGTCGAACATCTGCTGGAACTCGGCCTGGTCGATCTTGCCGTCTGCGTTGAGGTCGACCAGGTCGAAGAAGCAGTTGGTGACCGGCGCGATCTGCTGCGGATAGAGGGCGGGGTTGGTCAGGACGCTCCCGAAGCCTTCGGTCATCTCCCGCAGATCGACCTTCCCGTCACCGTCCTGGTCCATCGGGGCGATCGCATTCGTCCAGAACCCGTCCATTCCCTCGATGAGCCGGCGGGCGGTCGCGGAGTTCGGTGCGGTGTCTCGGGCGGCGATGTAGCGCTCGCTCATCGCGCGGACGTCCTGCTGGGTGATGAACCCGTCGCCGTCGACGTCGGCGCCCCTGAACCACTGGGCGTACTTGAGGTCTTGAAGTGCAGTCACGACTGCGCACAGTAATCATCTGATTACGCAATTGCAAAACGAGGAGTGGAGCCTCTGGCGGCCGGGGCGGCCCGCTGCGCGCTCGGCGAACGCGGACTCCAAGGGCCGGCCCGAGGAGCAGGCAGCTTGCGGGTCAGTGTTCGAGGGGCGGGGGTGCGAAGGCGAGCACATCCGGAAGGGGGCCGTCGTAAGGCTCGACGTCGACGAGCGCACTGTGGGCGCTCGGTCCCTGGGACAGTCGCGAGCACCCTCGGTCGGCCGTGAGGGTGTTCGGATTGCCGTGGCGGTCCAAGGTGCCGCTTCGGCCTGGCTGGGCCGGGTCCCACCATGCTCCGGTGGACAGTTGGATGACGCCTGGCATGACGTCGTCCGACAGGACTGCGCCCGCCAGGCAGCTGCCGCGGTCGTTGTGGACGCGTACGATCATGCCGTTCTCGATGCCACGGGACGCGGCGTCCAGCGGATTGATCGTCACGGGCTCACGGCCACGGATCTTCGACTTGAGGCTGTGGCCGCCGTTGTCGTACTGGCTGTGCAGGCGGGAGGCGGGCTGATTCGAAATCAAGTGCAGCGGGAAGCGGTCCGAGAGGCCGGCACGGAGCCACTCCACTGGTTCGAACCACGCCGGATGCCCGGTGCAGTCGTCGTAGCCGAACGAGTTGATCTCCTCGGAGAAGATTTCGATCCGGCCCGACGGGGTCGCCAGGGGGAAACGCTGCGGATCTGCGCGGAGCGCCTCGAAGCTGCCGGGGAACGGACCGCTCAGCGACGGCAGTTCAGCCGTGGAGCTTCGCCAGAAGTCGTCGAAGCTCGGCAAGGCCCCGTCGTCGCCGAGGCCGGCCCTCGTCTGCTCGTAGAGGTGCCGGACCCATTCGATCTCGGAGCGTGACTGTGTGAACTCGCGCTCGTATCCCAGCCGGGAGGCCAGGGCGGCGAAGATGTGGTGGTCGGTGCGTGACTCGCCCGCCGGCTCACGGACTTTCGGCATCGCGACGAGGTGGGGGTCGGAGAATCCGGCGGCGAAGTCGTCGCGCTCCAGGCTGGTGGCGACGGGCAGGACGATGTCGGCGAACTTGGCCGTGGTGTTCCACCAGGCTTCGTGCACCACCACGGTGTCAGGGGTCTGCCAGGCGCGGGTCAAGCGGTGGAGATCCTGGTGGTGGTGGAACGGGTTCCCGCCGCACCAGTAGATCAGACGGAGCTCGGGCAAGGTCAGGCGCCGGCCGTCGTAGTCGATGGTCCTGCCCGGATGCAGCAGGGTGTCGGCGATCCGGGCGACAGGGATGAAATCCGCGACAGGGTTGGGAACCCGGGGAATCGACGCCACGGAGGGCCGGCCGGGGGCGACGCCGGTCGCGTCCATCGTCGCGTAGCCCGCGCCCCAGCCGCAGCCGGGCCGCCCCATCGAGCCCGCCATGGCAGCCAGCACGACCGACATCCAGATCGGCTGTTCGCCGTGGTCCGCCCGCTGTATCGCGTAGTTGACCATGATGAGCGAACGTTGCGTGGACAGGCGGCGAGCCAGTTCGGTGATCGTGTCCCGGCCCATGCCCGTGATCCTCGCCGCCCAGGCAGCATCCTTGGCAACGCCGTCGAATTCGCCGGTCAAGTAGGAGGCGAAGCGGTCGAACCCGACGCAGCAACGGCGAAGGAAGTCCTCGTCGTGCCAGTCGTTGACCAGCATGGTGTGTGCGATGCCGAGCATCGCGGCGGTGTCGGTGTTCGGGATGACGGGCAGCCACTCGGCGTCGAGGAAGCCGGCGGTGTCGCTGCGGATAGGGCTGATGTTCACGAACCGCACCCCGGCCGCGCGGCACTTACGCTGAAGGTCCTGCGTCCGGTGTCTGGCCAGTCCGCCGGGGTTGATCTGGCTGTTCTTGAGGGCCAGCCCTCCGAACGCCACCACAAGGTCACAGTTGTCGGCGATCTCGTCCCACATCGGCATCCGGGACTGGTAGCTCCACGGAGCTCCGCCGATCACATGGGGGAGGACGACCTCCAAAGCGGCGGTGCTGTACGTGTTGCGAGAGTCGGTGTATCCACCGCCCAACGCCAGGAACCGGTGGAGTTGCCCCTGCGCGTTGTGGAAGGCGCCCGCACTCGCCCAGCCGTAGGAGCCGCCGAACACGGCACTGTCTCCGTGCTGTGAACGTACGCGGCGCAGTTCCTCGCTCACCAGGGCGATTGCGTCGTCCCAGCTCACCTCCACGAAGGCGTCCGTGCCCCTGGCCGTGTCGTGGGCGCGCGGCAGGCCGTTCAGCCAGCCCTTGCGCACGGCGGGGCGTAACACGCGGGCGCTGTCGTCAGCGGCTCTCACCATTCCGGGTCCGATGGGCGACGGCGCGGGGTCGTCGGCCCTCGGCTCGATTCGCACCAGCCGACCGGAATCAACCACCGCGACAAAACTGCCCCAGTGCGTCGCAACCGACATGCGTCGTTCCACGATGGAATCAACTCCGTCTCTGAAGTTCCCCGGCTCTTGGGCAGCGGCCTCTCATGTCGCAGGGGCTGCACGTCAGTTGACGGGCCGCAGGACACAGACTCCCCCTGCCGCCCGCTGCCCAACCATGAAGGCGCCCGAGCCTTCCGACAGTCGCACAGGTGTCCTTCTCGTTCGATTTTCCCTCCGTGCAACGTGCTGACCTGCGGACAGACAAGGTGCGGTGAGAGGTCGACGCCCCGTCGTCCCACTTGCCGTTGTCGGCCGGCTGCGGTCGCGCGCGCGATGACCGTCGCGAGGTGCGGAAGGTCGGGTTGTTCTGCCGCCCGCGCGAGGGCGGGGTGGACGTCGTTGTCGACGGCTTCGCGTATCCGGTCACCAGCAGGCAGGAGTTTCCTGCGTTCATGGATCCGGAACGGTCCTCGTGTCTCGTTGTCGAGGTCGCCCACGGGCTGACCGACAGACCCGGTCGCCGGCCGGACCGCAAGAGCCGGAGCGCGGCACCCCCTGCGGTCGGCCCCCGGGGTCCCGCACCGGCCCTCGCGATGGAGGAGTCGAGCAGCGCGGTCATGGAGGGACGTCTCCCGTCCGTACTCCTGTCCAGCCTCGCCCGTGCCCGATCCGGCGGCAGCGCCCGAGGGAAACGATCCCGAACGCCAGGTCGGCGCGGACGAGCCGGTGAAGGGCCGGCGGTGGGTTGTTGGAGGTCACCCGCAACTCGACCCCAACGCCGTCACCCTTGGGCTGAGTGCGTAAGTGAATTCAGGCTCCGTCGGGGCGGGGCAAGGGACCGGACATCGACCCGAGGTGTGACAACCCACCGAGCGGCTTCACGGAAATCTTCGAAGAGCCACTGCGCACCCGTCGCCGACAACGTCTGGAGGTTATCGAAGAATTCTTTTCGCCATGCCTTTCTGACCTCATACCCCAGTCGTGGATTCGATCCTTCGGTCAGAATCGATCGGACTCGGTCGTTGAGGCGGTGGCCGAGCCGGACGTCAGGCCCGGTCCGGGCGCGCTTAGCGGATGCGGGGATGATTAGTACGGTCATATCGTCGAAATCGCACCATCGGGTGATCCGATCGGCGGCCGATCGGTGGCCGGTCGGCGAACTCCTGGGCTGGGCTCCGAAGGTCTCCTCGACGCTTCCTCTGCCTCACGCATGCGCTCTGTGCTGCGCATC
This sequence is a window from Streptomyces ortus. Protein-coding genes within it:
- a CDS encoding molybdopterin-dependent oxidoreductase, which codes for MSVATHWGSFVAVVDSGRLVRIEPRADDPAPSPIGPGMVRAADDSARVLRPAVRKGWLNGLPRAHDTARGTDAFVEVSWDDAIALVSEELRRVRSQHGDSAVFGGSYGWASAGAFHNAQGQLHRFLALGGGYTDSRNTYSTAALEVVLPHVIGGAPWSYQSRMPMWDEIADNCDLVVAFGGLALKNSQINPGGLARHRTQDLQRKCRAAGVRFVNISPIRSDTAGFLDAEWLPVIPNTDTAAMLGIAHTMLVNDWHDEDFLRRCCVGFDRFASYLTGEFDGVAKDAAWAARITGMGRDTITELARRLSTQRSLIMVNYAIQRADHGEQPIWMSVVLAAMAGSMGRPGCGWGAGYATMDATGVAPGRPSVASIPRVPNPVADFIPVARIADTLLHPGRTIDYDGRRLTLPELRLIYWCGGNPFHHHQDLHRLTRAWQTPDTVVVHEAWWNTTAKFADIVLPVATSLERDDFAAGFSDPHLVAMPKVREPAGESRTDHHIFAALASRLGYEREFTQSRSEIEWVRHLYEQTRAGLGDDGALPSFDDFWRSSTAELPSLSGPFPGSFEALRADPQRFPLATPSGRIEIFSEEINSFGYDDCTGHPAWFEPVEWLRAGLSDRFPLHLISNQPASRLHSQYDNGGHSLKSKIRGREPVTINPLDAASRGIENGMIVRVHNDRGSCLAGAVLSDDVMPGVIQLSTGAWWDPAQPGRSGTLDRHGNPNTLTADRGCSRLSQGPSAHSALVDVEPYDGPLPDVLAFAPPPLEH
- a CDS encoding EF-hand domain-containing protein codes for the protein MTALQDLKYAQWFRGADVDGDGFITQQDVRAMSERYIAARDTAPNSATARRLIEGMDGFWTNAIAPMDQDGDGKVDLREMTEGFGSVLTNPALYPQQIAPVTNCFFDLVDLNADGKIDQAEFQQMFDSVAGVPGEDCATVFAALDRDGSGGLDRAEFHQALTEFFYGNDPDAPANHLFGRVTA